A region of Odocoileus virginianus isolate 20LAN1187 ecotype Illinois chromosome 11, Ovbor_1.2, whole genome shotgun sequence DNA encodes the following proteins:
- the SSU72 gene encoding RNA polymerase II subunit A C-terminal domain phosphatase SSU72 translates to MPSSPLRVAVVCSSNQNRSMEAHNILSKRGFSVRSFGTGTHVKLPGPAPDKPNVYDFKTTYDQMYNDLLRKDKELYTQNGILHMLDRNKRIKPRPERFQNCKDLFDLILTCEERVYDQVVEDLNSREQETCQPVHVINVDIQDNHEEATLGAFLICELCQCIQHTEDMENEIDELLQEFEEKSGRTFLHTVCFY, encoded by the exons ATGCCGTCGTCGCCACTGCGGGTGGCGGTGGTGTGCTCGAGCAACCAGAACCGGAGCATGGAGGCGCACAACATCCTCAG CAAACGAGGATTCAGCGTCCGGTCCTTCGGAACAGGAACTCACGTGAAGCTTCCAGGACCAGCACCCGACAAACCAAACGTTTATGATTTCAAAACCACATATGACCAGATGTACAACGATCTCCTTAGGAAAGACAAAGAACT CTATACGCAGAACGGCATTTTACACATGCTGGACAGAAATAAGAGGATCAAGCCCCGGCCAGAAAGGTTCCAGAACTGCAAAGACCTGTTTGACTTGATCCTCACCTGTGAAGAGCGAGTGTACGACCAGGTGGTGGAAG ATCTGAATTCCAGGGAGCAGGAGACCTGCCAGCCCGTGCACGTGATCAACGTGGACATCCAGGACAACCACGAGGAAGCCACGCTGGGGGCATTCCTCATCTGTGAGCTCTGCCAGTGT ATCCAGCACACAGAGGACATGGAGAATGAGATTGACGAGCTGCTGCAGGAGTTCGAGGAGAAGAGCGGCAGGACCTTCCTGCACACTGTCTGCTTCTACTGA